The Phragmites australis chromosome 15, lpPhrAust1.1, whole genome shotgun sequence genome window below encodes:
- the LOC133891978 gene encoding IQ domain-containing protein IQM2-like, translating to MGGLFSCPVEDETAAEGGLPAPATGYGNAGEPTVLKASLGSGKLWIEGSLSFKREQQSPSALLQVETKVSITSPRANAAEAPVPMPRELSWMRFANAAASASPPESPKHESAAVTVQKVYKSFRTRRRLADCAVLVEQSWWKLLDFALLKRSSVSFFDIEKQESAVSKWSRARTRAAKVGKGLSKDEKAQKLALQHWLEAIDPRHRYGHNLHYYYDCWLQCESKEPFFYWLDIGEGKEINLEDRCPRSKLLSQCIKYLGPKEREDYEVVIEDGKIMYRNSRQILDTSGGPRDAKWIFVLSTSKNLYVGQKKKGTFQHSSFLAGGATSAAGRLVVEDGILKAIWPHSGHYRPTEENFQEFQSFLKDNNVDLTDVKMSPDEEDEEFWGRLKSILSDLHTAGDKPEDHDTVAAQETGRCQAPQPTEATATEEASTHEQSSNTPSPIATITRQASAEDDAETSTASDGTLTEDHQEENDDDQSAVPREKILQRISSKEAKSYQLGKQVSFKWTTGAGPRIVCVRDYPSELQHRALEQVHLSPSSSGRASSSRFASPQRASSPMARGCCEPFTPPREAFRTHLHQGLLIR from the exons ATGGGTGGGCTCTTCTCTTGTCCTGTGGAGGATGAAACTGCGGCGGAAGGTGGCCTTCCGGCGCCGGCAACGGGGTACGGCAATGCCGGGGAGCCGACGGTCCTGAAGGCGTCGCTGGGTTCCGGCAAGCTCTGGATCGAGGGTTCGCTGAGCTTCAAGCGGGAGCAGCAGAGCCCGAGCGCGCTCCTGCAGGTCGAGACCAAGGTCTCCATCACGTCGCCGCGCGCCAACGCCGCCGAGGCGCCCGTGCCGATGCCGAGGGAGCTCTCGTGGATGAGGTTCGCTAACGCGGCGGCGAGCGCGAGCCCGCCGGAGAGCCCGAAGCACGAGTCGGCGGCGGTGACGGTGCAGAAGGTGTACAAGAGCTTCCGAACGCGCCGCCGGCTCGCCGACTGCGCCGTGCTCGTCGAGCAGAGCTG GTGGAAGCTGCTGGATTTCGCGCTGCTCAAGCGCAGCTCCGTCTCATTCTTTGACATCGAGAAGCAGGAGTCCGCGGTGTCCAAGTGGTCAAGGGCAAGAACCAGAGCCGCCAAG GTCGGAAAGGGGTTGTCTAAGGACGAGAAAGCCCAGAAACTCGCATTGCAGCATTGGCTCGAAGCT ATTGACCCGCGCCACCGGTATGGTCATAATCTTCACTACTACTATGACTGCTGGCTGCAGTGCGAAAGCAAAGAGCCCTTCTTCTACTG GCTTGATATTGGAGAAGGCAAGGAAATCAATCTTGAAGACCGATGCCCGCGGTCGAAGCTtctgagccagtgcatcaagtaTCTCGGTCCG AAGGAAAGAGAGGATTACGAGGTTGTAATTGAGGATGGCAAGATCATGTACAGGAACAGCAGGCAAATCCTCGACACATCGGGCGGACCCAGAGACGCAAAGTGGATCTTTGTTCTAAGCACATCCAAGAATTTGTATGTTGGGCAG AAGAAGAAGGGCACATTTCAGCATTCCAGCTTCCTCGCCGGAGGGGCTACATCTGCTGCCGGTCGACTTGTTGTTGAAGATGGAATTCTGAAG GCTATTTGGCCTCACAGCGGTCATTACCGCCCAACCGAAGAGAACTTCCAGGAATTCCAGAGCTTCCTCAAAGACAACAATGTTGATCTCACTGACGTCAAG ATGAGCCCggatgaagaggatgaggagttCTGGGGCAGGCTCAAAAGCATCCTTTCCGACCTGCACACCGCCGGTGACAAACCTGAAGACCACGACACGGTTGCTGCTCAAGAAACCGGCCGTTGCCAGGCACCTCAACCCACCGAAGCCACCGCAACTGAAGAGGCCTCAACACATGAGCAAAGCAGCAATACTCCCAGTCCTATTGCGACAATCACAAGGCAAGCTTCAGCCGAAGACGACGCCGAGACGTCGACTGCTAGCGACGGCACCCTAACTGAAGACCATCAGGAGGAGAACGACGACGACCAGTCGGCCGTGCCGAGGGAGAAGATCCTGCAGAGGATCAGCTCGAAGGAGGCCAAGTCGTACCAGCTGGGGAAGCAGGTGTCCTTCAAGTGGACCACGGGCGCCGGGCCGCGGATCGTGTGCGTCAGGGACTACCCGTCGGAGCTCCAGCACCGGGCGCTGGAGCAGGTGCACCTGTCACCGAGCAGCAGCGGCAGGGCGTCGTCGTCCCGGTTCGCCTCGCCGCAGAGGGCAAGCAGCCCGATGGCGAGAGGGTGCTGCGAGCCGTTCACGCCGCCGAGGGAGGCGTTCCGCACGCACCTGCATCAGGGGCTGCTGATCAGGTGA